In the genome of Persephonella sp. KM09-Lau-8, one region contains:
- a CDS encoding ATP-binding protein codes for MQALIFSWLTFLIGVVFLEKGLKNVKYLAGSFLTLVVIFVLSSFPLNYNLLNSLFILYFYFIFLHIFSDKSWKLKGYITAYYLLVLIVYIGLFFYKPEYLNFVVPFAIFPLLFKKNYSRTDTILWVLIVLSVALSYPINHQIFYILNILFALFFIKESVQKLYIELEKEKRRYRDFVDRAINSEIQKQYAQLDDELKITYKKLKEIFKLSNYTLSPSKIEDIAERVVEGLHNLGYSGVVVYVDTGEENIYRKSGFFPNINSYLSDKFQSIEKITISPDEKHIFLPLKSDKGKIGVLGVYKKEGIMPKEIEYLSTYANSVAISITKTIYFREINKLQELLEKTFESVDIGIAIVNKDFRIEKANKALLNIIGQEPDADIFNLIPELQPLEKDFKEVIQKRKTIDTVLSSISEKGSIYRVKALPLISGDFEDTENIVLIIEDITEKEKLEAQLLETEKHAVIGKMAAGLSHDIKNPLAAIAASAFAIKKRAKTLNDNRIIQLSEKIEKNSQRASDIITRLLNYAKPSYYKIEKVDLREILLSALDLALPENLKRKVKISKRLGKNIYTYGDATALQRVFINLLMNSIEAMNNEGKIDIRLTKNENYAVISIKDYGPGIPEDMIEHIFDPFFTTKEKGTGLGLSVVSKIIKDHRGEIEVKSKENEGTEFVVKLPLAED; via the coding sequence ATGCAAGCATTAATCTTTTCCTGGCTTACTTTTCTGATAGGGGTTGTTTTTTTAGAAAAAGGTTTAAAAAATGTTAAATATCTGGCAGGGAGTTTCCTTACTCTTGTTGTAATCTTTGTTTTGAGCAGTTTTCCATTGAACTATAACTTACTTAATTCACTTTTTATTCTGTATTTTTACTTTATTTTTCTCCATATCTTTTCTGACAAAAGCTGGAAATTAAAGGGATATATAACAGCATATTACTTGCTTGTATTAATTGTTTATATTGGACTTTTTTTTTATAAACCAGAATATCTGAATTTCGTTGTTCCATTTGCTATTTTTCCTCTTTTGTTCAAGAAAAATTATAGCAGAACAGATACTATCTTATGGGTCTTAATTGTTTTATCTGTTGCTTTAAGTTATCCGATAAATCATCAAATTTTTTATATCTTAAATATTTTATTTGCTCTATTCTTTATAAAGGAAAGTGTTCAGAAACTCTATATTGAACTTGAAAAGGAAAAAAGAAGATATAGAGATTTTGTTGATAGAGCTATAAACAGTGAAATTCAAAAGCAGTATGCTCAGCTGGATGATGAACTGAAAATAACTTATAAAAAGCTGAAAGAGATTTTTAAACTAAGTAACTATACACTTTCTCCATCAAAAATAGAGGATATTGCTGAAAGGGTTGTTGAAGGATTACATAATCTGGGATATTCAGGGGTTGTTGTATATGTGGATACAGGAGAGGAAAATATTTATAGAAAAAGTGGATTTTTCCCAAATATAAATTCTTATCTGAGTGATAAATTCCAGAGTATTGAAAAAATTACTATATCTCCAGATGAAAAACATATTTTTCTTCCACTTAAAAGCGACAAAGGAAAGATAGGAGTCTTAGGAGTATACAAAAAGGAAGGCATTATGCCAAAGGAAATTGAATATCTGTCTACTTACGCAAACTCTGTAGCAATATCAATAACAAAAACGATATATTTCAGGGAAATTAATAAACTACAGGAATTACTTGAAAAGACATTTGAGTCTGTAGATATTGGAATAGCGATTGTAAATAAAGACTTCAGAATTGAAAAGGCAAATAAAGCCTTACTTAATATAATTGGACAGGAACCTGATGCAGATATTTTTAATCTTATACCTGAATTACAACCACTTGAAAAAGATTTTAAAGAAGTAATTCAGAAAAGAAAAACAATAGACACGGTGCTTTCATCAATCAGTGAAAAAGGCTCAATTTATAGAGTAAAGGCCCTTCCTCTGATATCAGGGGATTTTGAGGACACTGAAAATATAGTTCTGATTATTGAGGACATAACCGAGAAAGAAAAATTAGAAGCACAGCTCCTTGAGACAGAAAAGCATGCAGTTATAGGTAAAATGGCAGCAGGTTTATCCCATGATATAAAAAATCCACTGGCAGCTATAGCTGCCTCAGCTTTTGCAATTAAGAAAAGGGCAAAAACCCTCAACGATAACAGAATAATCCAGCTTTCTGAAAAAATAGAGAAAAACAGTCAAAGGGCATCGGATATTATCACAAGGCTACTGAATTACGCGAAGCCTTCTTATTACAAAATAGAAAAGGTTGATTTAAGAGAAATTCTCCTATCAGCCCTTGATCTTGCCCTGCCTGAAAATCTAAAAAGAAAAGTCAAGATAAGTAAAAGACTGGGTAAAAATATTTATACTTATGGAGATGCAACAGCACTACAAAGGGTGTTTATCAATCTATTAATGAACTCTATAGAGGCAATGAATAACGAAGGAAAGATAGATATAAGACTGACTAAAAATGAGAACTATGCAGTTATTTCTATAAAGGATTATGGTCCAGGAATTCCTGAAGATATGATAGAGCATATATTTGACCCATTCTTTACTACCAAGGAAAAAGGAACAGGACTTGGTCTTTCTGTCGTAAGTAAAATAATTAAAGACCATAGAGGAGAGATTGAGGTAAAAAGTAAGGAAAATGAAGGAACTGAATTTGTTGTAAAACTACCTTTGGCAGAGGACTAA
- a CDS encoding FliM/FliN family flagellar motor switch protein: protein MVTDGENTLLIKGELLVKLIFSQGSNWGEKLFKEVFGSDEFRTEVLEEIELYPGDKSFNIKTSDEYFENGIVLRVSRVNNHVETGENSVSKAQIPSKISLPVVIRIFNKRIPLSDIDKLGETSELLLSQNKEMDVELLVNGNIIGKGVLKKIEDKYKLKISELYL, encoded by the coding sequence ATGGTAACTGATGGAGAAAACACTCTTTTAATCAAAGGGGAATTACTGGTAAAACTGATTTTTTCACAGGGATCAAACTGGGGAGAAAAACTATTCAAAGAAGTTTTTGGTTCAGATGAATTCCGCACAGAAGTTCTGGAAGAAATAGAACTTTATCCTGGGGATAAATCCTTTAATATAAAAACCAGTGATGAATATTTTGAAAATGGAATTGTACTGAGGGTATCCAGAGTCAATAATCATGTGGAAACTGGCGAAAATTCCGTATCTAAAGCACAGATACCATCAAAAATATCTTTACCTGTTGTTATAAGGATATTTAACAAAAGAATACCTCTGTCAGATATAGACAAATTAGGTGAAACTTCAGAACTACTTTTATCCCAAAATAAAGAAATGGATGTTGAACTCCTTGTAAATGGAAATATTATAGGTAAAGGAGTATTAAAAAAAATTGAAGATAAATATAAATTAAAAATTTCAGAGTTATACCTATAA
- a CDS encoding anthranilate synthase component I family protein produces the protein MKIEFFSDKEKWLFGYKYITINKPVYRAIYKSNILIINDKIFKTTNPLPILEKLILKNKLFAAGFISYDYKKHLFTEKFHKRDDIGLPEIYMILFKFKNFEPQLKKGKNYSSQIKKIKLPDKNRFIKIVQKAKEYISEGDIYQVNLAHRIEIEGFFNTDQIFRNLIEYQPASYLMHIQEKDFSLISGSMELFLEKTGNKIYTKPIKGTRPVGKNYYNELLNSEKERAENLMITDLMRNDLGRIAVAGSVHVEKLFDIEEYNSLLQMVSTVSAEIDENTLFSHIIKNTFPPGSVTGAPKKRAIEIIDELEEHRRGVYCGITFLIKPNLDFVSSVAIRQSIFKKNRAYIYVGSGIVADSDPKSEYQETILKAKANLQAMGLKLDIL, from the coding sequence GTGAAAATAGAATTTTTCTCAGATAAAGAGAAATGGCTTTTCGGATATAAATATATAACTATAAACAAGCCTGTATATAGGGCTATTTATAAAAGTAATATATTAATCATCAATGATAAAATCTTCAAAACAACAAATCCACTACCGATACTTGAAAAACTTATCCTGAAAAACAAGCTCTTCGCAGCTGGATTTATATCCTATGATTACAAAAAGCATTTATTCACTGAAAAATTTCATAAAAGAGATGATATTGGGTTACCTGAAATCTATATGATTCTTTTCAAATTCAAAAATTTTGAACCTCAACTGAAAAAAGGGAAAAATTATTCCTCACAGATAAAAAAAATAAAACTTCCAGACAAAAATAGGTTTATTAAAATAGTCCAAAAAGCCAAGGAATACATATCAGAAGGAGACATTTATCAGGTAAATCTTGCCCATAGAATAGAAATAGAAGGATTTTTTAACACAGACCAAATTTTCAGAAATCTTATCGAGTATCAGCCTGCTTCTTATCTGATGCATATACAGGAAAAGGATTTTTCTCTTATATCTGGCTCAATGGAGCTTTTTCTGGAAAAAACAGGCAATAAAATATATACCAAACCTATAAAAGGAACCCGTCCTGTTGGGAAAAATTACTACAACGAGCTTTTAAACTCAGAAAAGGAAAGGGCAGAAAATCTCATGATAACAGACCTTATGAGAAATGACCTTGGGAGAATAGCTGTTGCAGGGTCTGTCCATGTTGAGAAATTATTTGATATTGAGGAATATAACTCTTTGCTACAAATGGTTTCTACAGTATCAGCAGAAATAGATGAAAACACACTATTTAGCCATATCATAAAAAACACATTTCCCCCTGGCTCTGTAACAGGTGCCCCTAAAAAAAGGGCAATTGAGATTATTGACGAACTTGAGGAGCACAGAAGGGGAGTTTACTGCGGGATAACATTTTTAATTAAACCTAACCTCGATTTTGTATCAAGTGTGGCAATTAGACAGAGTATTTTCAAAAAAAACAGAGCATATATTTATGTTGGAAGTGGAATAGTAGCCGACTCTGACCCGAAAAGCGAGTATCAGGAAACAATCCTAAAAGCAAAGGCAAATCTACAGGCTATGGGATTAAAACTTGATATTCTCTGA
- a CDS encoding tyrosine-type recombinase/integrase, producing the protein MKISECVELFLSYISDKSPHTIKNYRSDLKQFAQIVGDKDVEKVTKADIAKFRMVLQSNRKKSSTIARKLACINSFFEYLIDLEIVSSSPITRSHRPKISQKIPSALSHEEIKRVINATKTLTERVIVVIMLTTGLRASELLGIKRDNILLEKEGKIFNVNAIYNTDFSEEDIMYIRVTGKGDKEREVPITGEPMKLFIEYLKFNNSPQVFPISYYSLWKMIVNIGKRAGLSLHPHKLRHTAATIALQSGAELRIIQELLGHASPITTARYAKVGQKQLLKATKALSENIKF; encoded by the coding sequence ATGAAAATTTCCGAATGTGTTGAGCTGTTTTTATCTTATATATCCGATAAGTCCCCACATACAATAAAGAACTACAGGTCTGACCTTAAGCAGTTTGCTCAGATTGTTGGGGATAAAGATGTAGAAAAGGTAACAAAGGCTGATATTGCAAAATTTAGAATGGTTCTGCAATCAAACAGAAAAAAATCCTCAACAATTGCTAGAAAGCTTGCCTGTATAAACTCATTTTTTGAGTATCTGATAGATTTAGAGATAGTAAGCTCATCCCCAATAACCCGTTCCCATAGACCGAAAATATCCCAGAAAATACCTTCTGCCTTATCTCACGAAGAGATAAAAAGGGTTATAAACGCAACAAAAACATTAACAGAAAGGGTTATTGTGGTTATTATGCTCACAACAGGGCTTAGGGCATCTGAGCTATTAGGAATAAAACGGGATAATATTTTGCTGGAAAAAGAGGGAAAGATTTTTAATGTGAATGCCATTTATAACACAGATTTTTCTGAAGAAGATATTATGTATATAAGGGTTACAGGAAAAGGAGATAAAGAGCGGGAAGTTCCAATAACAGGTGAGCCTATGAAATTGTTTATAGAGTATCTGAAGTTTAATAACTCGCCACAGGTATTTCCTATCTCTTACTATTCCCTGTGGAAGATGATTGTAAATATAGGAAAAAGAGCAGGTCTATCCCTGCATCCCCATAAACTCAGGCATACAGCTGCAACTATTGCGCTACAATCTGGAGCTGAACTGAGGATTATTCAGGAGCTTTTAGGCCATGCTTCTCCTATTACAACAGCAAGATATGCAAAGGTTGGCCAGAAGCAGCTTCTGAAAGCTACCAAAGCCCTTTCAGAGAATATCAAGTTTTAA
- a CDS encoding Uma2 family endonuclease, producing MGIEAKHLPRYTIDDYKQWEGDWELIEGTAYAMAPSPLGRHQKVAFEIGRQIANQLEKCNKNCKVYPELDWIISEDTVVRPDLIVICKDIEEYLKETPEIVVEVVSKSTAYKDEHIKFEIYEREKVPFYILAYPDIKKVRVFQLVNGKFDKYFDGEDGFLEISLKNGCKAKIDIKELFA from the coding sequence ATGGGTATCGAAGCAAAACATTTACCCAGATACACAATAGATGATTATAAGCAATGGGAAGGTGATTGGGAGCTTATAGAAGGAACTGCTTATGCTATGGCTCCATCTCCATTAGGTAGACATCAGAAAGTTGCCTTTGAAATAGGAAGGCAGATAGCAAATCAACTGGAAAAATGCAATAAAAATTGTAAAGTTTACCCTGAGCTTGACTGGATTATATCAGAAGATACTGTAGTCAGGCCTGATTTAATCGTAATATGCAAAGATATAGAGGAGTACTTAAAGGAAACTCCTGAAATAGTTGTTGAAGTAGTTTCAAAATCAACAGCATACAAAGATGAGCATATAAAATTTGAGATATACGAAAGGGAAAAAGTGCCCTTTTATATTCTGGCCTATCCGGATATTAAAAAGGTAAGGGTTTTTCAGCTTGTAAATGGAAAATTTGATAAATATTTTGATGGTGAAGATGGCTTTCTTGAAATTAGTTTAAAAAATGGCTGCAAGGCTAAAATAGATATAAAAGAACTTTTTGCTTGA
- a CDS encoding UbiX family flavin prenyltransferase: protein MEKEIVLCITGASGTVYGLRLLEILSKDFIVHLIVSDSAFTVMEKEIDISKDKFLKNLPENCNFYSQDQIYASVASGSKLVQTEGVIIAPCSTGTLGAIANGLSNNLIHRVCDVALKERKKLYLLVREMPLSLIHLQNMERITQAGAIVSVASPGFYHKPQTIEDMVDFVVGKVLDSFGIKHNLYKRWQG from the coding sequence ATGGAAAAGGAAATTGTTTTGTGTATCACAGGAGCAAGTGGAACTGTTTATGGGTTACGGCTTCTTGAGATATTGTCTAAAGATTTTATAGTCCATCTTATTGTGTCAGATAGTGCTTTCACCGTTATGGAGAAAGAAATAGATATTTCAAAAGATAAATTTTTAAAAAATCTACCTGAAAACTGTAATTTTTATTCTCAGGACCAGATATATGCCTCTGTGGCAAGCGGTTCTAAACTTGTGCAGACAGAAGGGGTTATTATCGCCCCCTGTTCTACAGGAACATTAGGAGCTATTGCAAATGGATTATCTAACAATCTAATTCATAGAGTTTGTGATGTTGCGTTGAAGGAGAGAAAAAAACTATATCTGCTTGTCAGGGAAATGCCTTTATCCCTGATACATTTACAGAATATGGAAAGGATTACACAGGCAGGTGCTATTGTTTCGGTGGCTTCTCCAGGATTTTATCATAAACCTCAAACAATAGAAGATATGGTTGATTTTGTTGTTGGTAAGGTGCTGGATAGTTTCGGAATAAAGCACAATTTATACAAAAGATGGCAGGGATAA
- a CDS encoding DedA family protein, translated as MLVVGFFIKMKLLNPYISLVSAMAGAFLHELLYFFAGKWKGRQILLRNRHTRREYRRAKKLLQKYGVLSIFIIRFLYGMRIVPMMLMGATGFGTGKFIFFNLISLFFWAVIYLSIGYFFGKAAEHFFGQAKEYYFAAVAFLILVLFVVLIYPKLMDKWKKA; from the coding sequence TTGCTGGTTGTAGGGTTTTTCATAAAAATGAAACTGCTCAATCCATACATATCCCTTGTTTCTGCAATGGCAGGGGCTTTTCTGCATGAACTTTTGTATTTTTTTGCAGGAAAATGGAAAGGTCGCCAGATTTTATTACGGAACAGGCATACCCGTAGGGAATACCGAAGGGCAAAAAAACTTTTACAAAAATATGGGGTGCTGTCTATTTTTATAATCAGATTTTTATATGGAATGAGAATTGTTCCTATGATGCTGATGGGTGCCACAGGCTTTGGCACAGGTAAATTTATATTTTTTAATCTGATATCACTTTTCTTCTGGGCGGTTATTTATCTATCTATCGGATACTTTTTTGGAAAAGCAGCAGAGCATTTCTTTGGACAGGCAAAGGAATACTACTTTGCGGCAGTAGCATTCCTTATTCTTGTGTTATTTGTTGTTCTTATATACCCCAAATTAATGGACAAATGGAAAAAAGCCTGA
- a CDS encoding universal stress protein has product MSYKKILVGYDGSESSKKALDKAIDLAKSCGSELHIVGVVRPFEFAAIDYIPPEEIEEYEKEEISKEEKYLKEAKEIAAQRGVEAITKVLEGEPAEELMAYADDNGCDLIVVGHRGVGGFKRMLLGTTAGNLVKYANQSVLVVK; this is encoded by the coding sequence ATGTCCTATAAAAAAATTCTCGTTGGTTATGATGGTTCAGAGTCCAGTAAAAAAGCCCTTGATAAAGCTATAGACCTTGCAAAAAGTTGTGGAAGTGAGCTGCACATAGTTGGGGTTGTTAGACCTTTTGAATTTGCTGCAATAGATTATATTCCTCCTGAAGAAATAGAAGAGTATGAAAAGGAAGAGATTTCAAAAGAAGAAAAATACCTAAAAGAAGCAAAAGAAATCGCAGCACAAAGGGGTGTTGAAGCAATTACAAAAGTTCTTGAAGGGGAACCGGCAGAGGAGTTAATGGCTTATGCTGATGATAATGGCTGTGATTTGATTGTTGTAGGACACAGGGGTGTTGGTGGTTTCAAAAGAATGCTTCTTGGAACAACGGCCGGAAACCTTGTTAAATATGCAAACCAGTCAGTTCTGGTTGTTAAATAA
- the leuS gene encoding leucine--tRNA ligase, whose product MNREYNFSQIEEKLLKEWEENNVFKTEEKLDKEKFYVLEMFPYPSGRIHMGHVRNYAIGDVVNRYLRMKGKNTLHPMGWDAFGMPAENAAIKSGVHPAKWTYENIDYMKKELKRLGFSYDWDREVTTCSPEYYRWNQWIFLKMLEKGIAYRKSAVVNWCPHDMTVLANEQVIEGRCWRCDTPVVQKEIPSWFLRITDYAEVLLDDLEELKGKWPEAVLTMQKNWIGKSIGATIRFPIENSTSVLEVFTTRPDTIFGVTFMALAPEHPLAVELAKGTDYEEEVEAFVNKYLSMSTRDRNIIDEKEGVFTGRYAINPLTNEKVPIWIANYILWGYGTGAIMAVPAHDERDHEFAKKYGIPIKPVIKPVEGEWDYEKEAFTEEGILINSNGFDGLSSEEAKEKITQELEKKGIGEKTINFRLRDWNISRQRYWGTPIPVIYCDECGIVPVPEEDLPVVLPENVEFTGMGNPLEKVEEFVNTTCPKCGKPARRETDTMDTFIDSSWYFLRYCDPHNDKAPFDKEKADYWMPVDLYIGGIEHAVLHLLYSRFFTKFLKEIGLVDVKEPFTQLLTQGMVLKKWIKIEKLLEILGLTENSTLTELFAKYNIDKTENKTIKQWLEENHLTINDNAKLIFEKLGLPMEKLKELEEEYGKADKMSKSKHNTVDPDEMIAKYGADTVRLYTLFAAPPQNSFAWTDSGIEGAHRFLRRVWNFVNDKVEKIKGVSYTKEDFKNLPEEDQKLRRKLHQTIKKVNDDITREYQFNTAIAAVMELMNELTSYKGENKKLLREAIENLILMLSPFTPFIADELWRTIGNNGYTIEQKFPEPDEEALVEKTKEIPVQINGKVRAKITVPADADEETVKNIAFENENVKKWTEGKNIVKVIFIKGKILNIVVK is encoded by the coding sequence TTGAACAGAGAATACAACTTTTCCCAGATAGAAGAAAAACTTCTTAAAGAATGGGAAGAAAACAATGTTTTTAAGACAGAAGAAAAGTTAGATAAAGAAAAGTTTTATGTTTTAGAAATGTTCCCTTACCCATCTGGAAGAATTCATATGGGACATGTCAGGAATTACGCCATTGGTGATGTTGTAAATAGATACCTTAGAATGAAAGGTAAAAACACTCTTCACCCAATGGGATGGGATGCTTTTGGAATGCCTGCTGAAAATGCAGCAATAAAAAGCGGTGTCCATCCTGCAAAATGGACTTATGAAAATATTGATTATATGAAAAAAGAGCTTAAAAGACTTGGTTTTTCTTATGACTGGGATAGGGAAGTAACAACCTGCTCTCCAGAATACTACAGATGGAACCAGTGGATTTTCCTAAAAATGCTTGAAAAAGGTATTGCATACAGAAAATCAGCAGTAGTTAACTGGTGCCCCCATGATATGACTGTTTTAGCAAATGAGCAGGTTATAGAGGGAAGATGCTGGAGATGTGATACACCTGTTGTTCAAAAAGAGATACCCTCATGGTTTCTCAGGATAACAGATTATGCTGAAGTTCTTCTTGATGACCTTGAGGAGTTAAAAGGTAAATGGCCTGAGGCTGTTCTTACTATGCAAAAGAACTGGATAGGAAAATCTATTGGAGCGACAATTAGATTTCCTATAGAGAATTCAACATCTGTTTTAGAGGTTTTCACCACAAGACCAGACACAATTTTTGGTGTTACATTTATGGCTTTAGCCCCTGAACATCCCCTTGCAGTAGAGCTTGCAAAAGGAACAGATTATGAAGAAGAAGTTGAAGCATTTGTAAACAAATATCTCTCAATGTCCACAAGGGATAGAAACATCATTGATGAAAAAGAAGGTGTTTTCACAGGTAGATATGCCATAAATCCGCTAACCAATGAAAAAGTCCCTATCTGGATAGCGAACTATATCCTCTGGGGATACGGAACAGGAGCTATTATGGCTGTTCCAGCCCATGATGAGAGAGACCATGAATTTGCTAAAAAATACGGTATTCCTATAAAACCTGTTATAAAGCCTGTTGAAGGAGAATGGGATTACGAAAAAGAGGCTTTTACAGAGGAAGGCATTTTAATCAACTCTAACGGATTTGATGGATTATCATCAGAAGAAGCCAAAGAAAAAATCACTCAGGAGCTTGAGAAAAAAGGTATAGGAGAAAAAACTATAAACTTCAGGCTTAGAGACTGGAATATATCAAGGCAAAGATACTGGGGAACACCTATCCCAGTTATATACTGCGATGAGTGTGGAATAGTTCCTGTTCCTGAGGAAGACCTTCCTGTAGTTCTTCCTGAAAATGTTGAGTTTACAGGAATGGGTAATCCACTGGAAAAGGTTGAGGAGTTTGTAAATACAACCTGTCCAAAATGTGGAAAGCCTGCAAGAAGAGAAACAGACACAATGGACACATTTATAGATAGTTCATGGTATTTCCTTAGATACTGCGATCCTCACAACGATAAAGCACCATTTGATAAGGAAAAGGCAGATTACTGGATGCCTGTTGACCTTTATATAGGTGGAATTGAGCATGCAGTTCTCCACCTGCTTTACTCAAGATTTTTCACAAAATTCCTCAAAGAAATAGGTCTTGTAGATGTGAAAGAACCATTCACACAGCTTTTAACTCAGGGAATGGTTCTTAAAAAATGGATAAAGATAGAAAAACTCCTTGAGATATTAGGGCTCACCGAGAATTCAACTCTTACAGAACTTTTCGCCAAATATAATATAGACAAAACAGAAAACAAAACTATAAAACAGTGGCTTGAGGAAAACCATTTAACAATAAATGATAATGCCAAACTAATATTTGAAAAACTTGGTCTGCCTATGGAAAAACTCAAAGAGCTTGAGGAGGAATATGGAAAAGCAGATAAAATGTCCAAATCCAAGCATAACACAGTTGACCCTGATGAGATGATAGCAAAATATGGGGCTGATACAGTTAGACTTTATACATTATTTGCTGCACCACCTCAAAATAGCTTTGCATGGACAGATAGCGGCATAGAGGGGGCACATAGATTTTTAAGAAGAGTGTGGAATTTTGTAAATGACAAAGTAGAAAAAATAAAAGGAGTATCCTATACAAAAGAAGACTTTAAAAATCTGCCTGAAGAAGACCAGAAACTCAGAAGAAAGCTCCACCAGACAATCAAAAAAGTAAATGATGATATAACCAGAGAATATCAGTTTAATACTGCGATAGCAGCTGTTATGGAGCTTATGAATGAGCTTACCTCCTATAAAGGAGAAAACAAAAAGCTTTTAAGGGAGGCTATAGAAAATCTCATTCTTATGCTTTCTCCATTTACACCATTTATTGCAGATGAGCTATGGAGAACAATTGGAAACAACGGTTATACAATTGAACAAAAATTTCCTGAGCCAGATGAAGAAGCACTGGTGGAAAAAACAAAAGAAATTCCAGTTCAGATTAATGGTAAAGTTAGAGCTAAAATAACTGTGCCTGCAGATGCTGACGAGGAAACCGTTAAAAACATTGCATTTGAAAATGAGAATGTCAAAAAATGGACAGAGGGAAAAAATATAGTTAAGGTTATTTTTATAAAAGGAAAAATCTTAAATATAGTTGTTAAGTAA
- the rsmI gene encoding 16S rRNA (cytidine(1402)-2'-O)-methyltransferase, with protein MGTLYVVATPIGNLKDITFRAIEVLKSVNIIACEDTRVTHRLLSHYSITGKKLISYHEHNEEETAKKLVSLLEKEDIALVSDAGTPCISDPGYRVVKLAWEKGYQVVPIPGAFAGAVALSASGLPTDRFLFEGFLPNKKEKKLKRLEELINLEITFILYESPKRVLSTLQIINELAPASDIVVAKELTKIHEKFFRGKPAQVIQELSSKEEYLKGEFVIICHPVVEKQIDIEEIEKTIKELYQQGLKSKEIAKIISQQYKISKNKAYQMVIKVIS; from the coding sequence ATGGGAACGCTTTATGTTGTTGCAACCCCAATAGGAAATCTAAAAGATATTACATTTAGAGCTATAGAAGTCTTAAAATCAGTGAATATAATAGCCTGTGAGGATACAAGGGTAACCCACAGGCTACTTTCCCATTACTCAATTACAGGAAAAAAACTTATTTCTTACCATGAACATAATGAAGAAGAAACAGCCAAAAAACTTGTTTCTTTGCTGGAAAAGGAAGATATAGCCCTTGTATCTGATGCCGGCACTCCCTGTATATCTGACCCAGGATACAGAGTGGTAAAACTGGCTTGGGAAAAAGGTTATCAGGTTGTTCCGATACCGGGAGCATTTGCAGGAGCAGTGGCATTATCAGCTTCGGGGCTTCCAACAGACAGATTTTTGTTTGAAGGATTTTTACCTAATAAAAAAGAAAAAAAGCTAAAAAGATTAGAAGAACTGATAAATTTGGAAATTACTTTTATTTTATATGAAAGCCCCAAAAGAGTTTTAAGTACCCTCCAAATAATAAATGAACTTGCCCCTGCATCTGATATTGTAGTGGCAAAAGAACTTACAAAAATCCATGAAAAATTCTTCAGAGGAAAACCTGCACAGGTTATACAGGAATTAAGCTCAAAAGAGGAATACCTGAAAGGTGAATTTGTAATAATATGCCATCCTGTTGTAGAAAAACAGATAGATATCGAAGAAATAGAAAAAACAATAAAAGAACTTTACCAGCAAGGATTAAAATCCAAAGAAATAGCAAAAATAATATCCCAGCAATACAAAATCTCTAAAAACAAGGCTTATCAAATGGTGATAAAAGTTATTTCTTAA